From the genome of Marinitoga sp. 1197, one region includes:
- a CDS encoding DUF2922 domain-containing protein, whose protein sequence is MAKKLRMSFVNSADGKRKTIYLNDPRADLTDTEVQNAMDSFVGVFVPVGYEKDNATIVDTTTNELFDLIQ, encoded by the coding sequence ATGGCAAAAAAACTTAGAATGTCTTTTGTAAATAGTGCAGATGGAAAAAGAAAAACAATATATTTAAATGACCCAAGAGCAGATTTAACAGACACAGAAGTACAAAATGCAATGGATTCATTTGTTGGAGTATTTGTTCCAGTTGGATATGAAAAAGATAATGCAACAATTGTTGATACAACAACCAATGAACTCTTTGATTTAATTCAGTAA
- a CDS encoding DUF1659 domain-containing protein yields MATKISLGDKARISFDYGVDAEGKQIVKRKSFKIIAGATDDQIYTAANNFASLCEKSLLEIEKIENYELQA; encoded by the coding sequence ATGGCAACTAAAATTAGTTTAGGTGACAAAGCAAGAATCTCTTTTGATTACGGAGTGGATGCAGAAGGAAAACAAATTGTAAAAAGAAAATCATTCAAAATTATTGCTGGAGCAACTGATGATCAAATATACACTGCTGCTAACAACTTTGCTTCATTGTGTGAAAAATCATTGCTCGAAATTGAAAAAATTGAAAATTATGAATTACAGGCTTAA